A window from Enterocloster bolteae encodes these proteins:
- a CDS encoding extracellular solute-binding protein → MRKFQKATAVIMAAALAATGCSSGGAKTSDTQQPSGTEAAKTEAAGDAAKTEAAKDAASGDEEPVLVVYTARSEALNNAVIPEFEKDTGIKVEVVVAGTGELLKRAQSEKDNPLGDIFWVADQTMLSASKDLFMEYVSPEDENMLDAFRNTTGYFTPAFADPTVMIVNKDLKGDMKIEGFEDLLNPELKGKIAFGDPVNSSSAFQSLLAMLYGMGKDGDPLSDEAWAYVDQFIANLDGKMANSSSQVYKGVAEGEYVVGLTWEDPAANYVKEGAAVEVVFPKEGAIFPGESVQILKDCKHPENAKKFVDYMLSEKIQNAVGSNLTVRPLRKDAKLADYMTPQSEIKLFDNYDEGWVAEHKTEITNLFSEHMETSMD, encoded by the coding sequence ATGAGAAAATTTCAAAAAGCAACCGCAGTCATCATGGCAGCAGCCCTGGCAGCCACCGGCTGCAGCTCCGGCGGGGCAAAGACCAGCGACACCCAGCAGCCTTCCGGCACAGAGGCAGCCAAGACAGAGGCGGCTGGTGACGCTGCTAAGACAGAGGCAGCCAAGGACGCTGCTTCCGGTGATGAGGAGCCGGTTCTGGTAGTCTACACGGCCAGAAGCGAGGCCCTCAACAATGCCGTGATTCCTGAGTTTGAAAAGGATACGGGAATCAAGGTGGAGGTGGTAGTGGCAGGTACCGGAGAGCTGTTAAAGAGGGCCCAGTCTGAAAAGGATAACCCCCTGGGCGATATATTCTGGGTGGCTGACCAGACCATGCTCTCCGCCTCCAAGGATCTGTTTATGGAATATGTATCGCCTGAGGATGAAAACATGCTGGATGCGTTCCGCAACACCACCGGTTACTTCACTCCTGCATTTGCGGACCCGACGGTCATGATTGTCAATAAGGACTTGAAGGGCGACATGAAGATTGAAGGCTTTGAGGATTTATTAAACCCTGAGTTAAAGGGCAAGATTGCATTCGGGGATCCTGTAAACTCCAGCTCCGCATTCCAGTCCCTGTTAGCCATGCTCTATGGCATGGGAAAGGACGGAGACCCGTTATCTGACGAGGCATGGGCCTATGTAGACCAGTTCATCGCAAACCTGGACGGCAAGATGGCCAACAGCTCCAGCCAGGTATACAAAGGCGTTGCCGAAGGCGAGTATGTGGTGGGCCTGACCTGGGAAGACCCGGCTGCCAACTATGTGAAGGAAGGCGCTGCGGTTGAGGTGGTATTCCCCAAAGAAGGAGCCATATTCCCCGGCGAGTCCGTACAGATTTTAAAGGACTGCAAGCATCCTGAGAATGCAAAGAAATTTGTGGACTATATGCTCTCCGAGAAGATTCAGAATGCAGTGGGCTCCAACCTGACTGTAAGGCCTCTCAGAAAGGATGCCAAGCTGGCTGACTACATGACGCCCCAGTCTGAAATCAAACTGTTTGATAACTACGACGAGGGCTGGGTTGCTGAGCACAAAACGGAAATTACCAACCTCTTCAGCGAGCATATGGAGACATCCATGGACTAA
- a CDS encoding LacI family DNA-binding transcriptional regulator, producing the protein MAKITIRDIAKQSGVSTATVSRVLNNSPKVSPEVRSTILRVIEELGYHPSQAARELKNKSSKTIALVIADGTNEYYFQIAQAIIHAIQEEGYTLFICNSFNNSEIERNYLMMLSERKIDGLVLNSCGGNNELIVSLSQKIPTVLIHRRIDHPGFVGDFANADFGISTYEMTMELIRNRHTKIGIICGPTQFSSAAERLQQFKRAMASIHITVDRDYRYFLEGPHDSAFGYEALEQFLRLPHPPTALVAAHNETCIGALRYCRDHNIPIPETLSIVAPCNVNLCDLFYVQPTYALPDTWALGFRIGQMLLERIQSENQLLNREAIYIPRIIQGNSVSCPGDPR; encoded by the coding sequence ATGGCAAAAATTACCATCCGGGATATAGCAAAACAATCCGGAGTATCCACCGCCACTGTCTCACGGGTATTGAACAACAGCCCCAAAGTGTCGCCGGAAGTACGCAGCACCATATTAAGGGTTATCGAAGAACTGGGTTACCATCCCAGTCAGGCTGCCCGCGAATTAAAAAATAAAAGCTCAAAGACCATCGCCCTGGTGATTGCAGATGGTACAAACGAATATTACTTCCAGATTGCCCAAGCCATCATACATGCAATCCAGGAGGAGGGCTATACTCTTTTCATCTGCAACTCATTTAATAACAGTGAGATTGAACGCAATTATCTGATGATGCTCTCAGAACGCAAAATTGACGGACTTGTCCTAAACAGCTGCGGTGGCAACAATGAACTGATTGTAAGCTTAAGCCAGAAAATACCCACTGTCCTGATACACCGTCGGATTGATCATCCCGGATTTGTCGGGGATTTTGCCAATGCAGACTTCGGCATCAGCACTTACGAGATGACCATGGAGCTGATACGAAACCGTCATACAAAAATAGGCATCATATGCGGCCCCACCCAGTTCAGCTCTGCCGCTGAACGGCTTCAGCAGTTTAAGCGCGCCATGGCCTCCATACACATTACGGTGGACAGGGATTATCGTTACTTTCTGGAAGGCCCCCATGACTCTGCCTTTGGATATGAAGCCTTGGAACAATTTTTAAGGCTCCCCCACCCGCCTACCGCCTTGGTGGCTGCCCATAATGAAACCTGCATCGGTGCCCTGAGATACTGCCGCGATCACAACATCCCCATTCCTGAGACCCTGTCCATTGTAGCTCCATGTAATGTAAACCTGTGCGACCTGTTCTATGTCCAGCCGACCTATGCCCTGCCTGACACCTGGGCTTTAGGGTTCAGAATTGGCCAGATGCTTCTGGAACGGATTCAGAGTGAAAACCAACTTCTTAACAGGGAGGCCATCTATATTCCAAGAATCATACAGGGCAATAGTGTCTCCTGTCCGGGAGACCCCCGGTAA
- a CDS encoding ABC transporter substrate-binding protein — protein sequence MKKMLAVTLAVLMAGIVAGCGTKTESSAAAETETAAVKSEASDTEQAQESQEPSASGDPIRIGLTTVLTGDRSLEGEYASNAAKIITEEINTQGGVLGRPIEIVIEDALGTDVGAVNAYRKLASDDSIVAIVGPDSSNDGMAQSPSALEFKILTTAQGSSPTLKNMCNNDNPYLFQLRACDDTLCAALIKYSVEELGIKSYAVMHDTETSSADQARLFTEALKSYGIEPVVTVPFTTGTKDFSSHIAQVQASGADAIIGAAFQTEAAILIQQIRSLGIEAPILGSNGFADPVTIQLAGELNDNVYCASAWVPNTPNPKGAALAEKYKELYGDDCGKAAAQIYDHISVICEAITLAGSTDREAVREAMNTIGDYQGAITKYDCRTNGDCGRGGLLVKVVKGKAEIISEITSEKVIE from the coding sequence ATGAAGAAAATGTTAGCAGTAACATTGGCCGTGTTAATGGCGGGGATAGTGGCCGGATGCGGCACTAAGACAGAATCATCTGCGGCGGCAGAAACTGAAACGGCTGCTGTAAAATCAGAAGCTTCCGATACGGAACAGGCCCAAGAGAGCCAGGAGCCATCCGCTTCCGGTGACCCCATCCGTATTGGCCTGACAACAGTTCTCACGGGGGATCGTTCGCTGGAAGGAGAATATGCCTCCAATGCGGCAAAAATCATAACCGAGGAAATCAACACTCAGGGAGGCGTTCTGGGGCGTCCCATTGAAATTGTGATTGAGGATGCTTTGGGAACGGATGTGGGTGCTGTAAACGCTTACCGTAAGCTGGCTTCGGATGACAGTATTGTGGCTATTGTGGGTCCGGACAGTTCCAATGACGGTATGGCACAGTCGCCCAGCGCACTGGAATTTAAGATACTGACCACGGCTCAGGGTTCTTCCCCCACTTTGAAGAACATGTGTAATAATGATAATCCGTATTTGTTCCAGTTAAGAGCCTGCGACGATACGCTTTGCGCTGCCCTGATTAAATATTCGGTGGAAGAGCTGGGAATTAAGAGTTATGCGGTTATGCATGACACAGAGACTTCTTCTGCGGATCAGGCAAGACTGTTCACAGAGGCCCTTAAATCCTACGGTATAGAACCGGTGGTAACCGTACCTTTTACGACAGGGACAAAGGACTTTTCTTCCCATATCGCACAGGTACAGGCATCAGGCGCTGATGCAATCATCGGGGCCGCGTTCCAGACGGAAGCCGCTATTTTGATTCAGCAGATCCGCTCCCTTGGAATAGAAGCTCCTATACTGGGCTCCAACGGATTTGCAGACCCTGTGACCATCCAGCTGGCCGGGGAATTAAATGACAATGTATATTGCGCAAGCGCATGGGTACCGAATACACCGAATCCAAAGGGTGCTGCGCTGGCTGAAAAGTATAAGGAGCTTTACGGCGATGACTGCGGAAAGGCGGCAGCCCAGATATACGACCATATATCCGTAATCTGCGAAGCCATCACGTTGGCCGGTTCCACGGACAGAGAAGCGGTCAGGGAAGCTATGAATACCATTGGCGATTATCAGGGAGCCATTACGAAATATGACTGCCGGACAAACGGTGACTGCGGACGAGGCGGACTGCTTGTAAAGGTTGTAAAAGGCAAGGCGGAAATTATTTCGGAAATCACCTCGGAAAAAGTCATTGAGTAA
- a CDS encoding branched-chain amino acid ABC transporter permease produces MNVQLLVAGVSMGIIYGLIAIGMVLIFRSVGVMNFAQGEFLMFGGYFCYTFNKILNLPIVLSLVLASLSMGVVGILFMRTSYWPLRSAQAKAIIVSAMGASIVFKEGARLIWGSIPVTMDRVIQGTAHLGQATIQWQNVAIIAISAIIMALVYMLLEKTFVGNIMQATAQDQYMASLTGVPVIVSIGLTFALSAMITGIGGGLLAPIFFLNNTMGATAGAKAFAAIVIGGFGSVPGAVLGGLIVGLVEAFGGAYISSTYQLVLIYVVLIAVLMFRPQGIFGEKIQEKA; encoded by the coding sequence ATGAATGTTCAGTTACTTGTGGCAGGTGTTTCCATGGGAATCATATACGGTTTGATAGCCATAGGAATGGTGCTGATTTTCCGGTCTGTGGGCGTCATGAATTTTGCGCAGGGTGAGTTTTTGATGTTTGGGGGGTATTTTTGTTATACATTTAATAAAATACTGAACCTTCCAATCGTACTTTCGCTGGTGCTGGCATCCCTCAGCATGGGGGTGGTAGGCATTCTGTTCATGAGGACCTCCTATTGGCCCCTGCGCAGTGCCCAGGCAAAGGCAATTATCGTCAGCGCAATGGGGGCGTCCATTGTATTTAAGGAAGGGGCCAGGCTTATATGGGGGTCCATTCCTGTGACAATGGACCGGGTGATTCAGGGAACCGCCCATCTGGGCCAGGCAACGATACAGTGGCAGAATGTGGCAATCATTGCCATCTCTGCAATCATAATGGCTCTGGTATATATGCTTCTGGAAAAGACATTTGTGGGTAATATTATGCAGGCAACGGCTCAGGACCAGTATATGGCATCACTGACAGGAGTACCTGTGATTGTGTCCATAGGCCTGACGTTCGCCCTGTCAGCCATGATTACCGGAATCGGGGGAGGACTGCTGGCGCCTATTTTCTTCCTTAATAATACAATGGGAGCCACTGCCGGCGCCAAGGCTTTTGCTGCTATTGTCATAGGCGGCTTCGGCAGCGTACCCGGAGCTGTGTTGGGGGGATTGATCGTAGGGCTGGTGGAGGCCTTTGGAGGAGCTTATATATCCAGTACGTATCAGCTGGTACTGATTTACGTGGTATTGATTGCGGTTCTGATGTTCCGGCCCCAGGGGATATTTGGTGAAAAAATCCAGGAGAAAGCGTAG
- a CDS encoding branched-chain amino acid ABC transporter permease: MLEGIRSVKKPYILTLMAIGLGCSILPAVSSSYMMRVFNITLITYLCVLSVYVLLGLCGQNSFAQAGLWGVGAYITANMVLKLGLGSAAAFIIATTGTAAFAFILGFAFFRLKQYYFTFASVGLMTILNGLFMNWVPVTGGALGISDIPVFSIAGFAANTENRKFFLILIVCMLASLGIRILFHSPLGRSFMAIRDNEMAANCLGINSLLTKSIAFAISGALCGAAGAMYAFLSGYLSYQTFTYQQSTMYLIMIMLGGTMSPVGAIIGTLIISLLQEWVRPLQNYMQFIYGTGIMILMIVQPEGIIGGGKEFYARYIKGRTGRFTVR, translated from the coding sequence ATGTTGGAAGGAATCAGATCAGTTAAGAAACCTTATATTCTTACATTGATGGCCATTGGCCTGGGATGCAGCATACTGCCTGCGGTTTCATCCAGTTATATGATGAGGGTATTTAATATAACTCTGATTACATATCTTTGTGTATTGAGCGTATATGTGCTTTTGGGGCTCTGCGGACAGAACTCCTTTGCTCAGGCCGGTCTGTGGGGCGTAGGCGCATATATTACAGCCAACATGGTCCTTAAGCTGGGGCTGGGATCGGCTGCCGCCTTCATCATTGCTACCACGGGTACCGCTGCGTTCGCCTTTATACTGGGGTTTGCGTTTTTCAGGCTAAAGCAGTATTATTTTACCTTTGCATCAGTGGGCCTGATGACGATTCTGAATGGACTTTTTATGAACTGGGTGCCTGTGACGGGAGGTGCCCTGGGAATATCAGACATCCCTGTTTTCTCTATTGCAGGCTTTGCCGCCAATACGGAGAATCGTAAGTTTTTTTTGATACTGATTGTCTGCATGCTGGCCAGTCTGGGTATCAGAATCCTGTTTCATTCCCCTCTGGGACGGTCATTCATGGCCATACGTGATAACGAGATGGCGGCCAACTGTCTGGGGATTAACAGTCTTTTGACAAAAAGCATTGCATTCGCGATTTCAGGCGCCCTGTGCGGGGCGGCAGGAGCAATGTATGCGTTCCTTTCGGGGTATTTGAGCTACCAGACATTTACGTATCAGCAGTCTACCATGTATTTAATTATGATCATGCTTGGAGGCACCATGTCTCCGGTGGGGGCAATCATCGGTACCCTGATCATTTCCCTGCTGCAGGAATGGGTACGGCCCTTACAGAATTATATGCAGTTTATCTATGGCACAGGAATCATGATCTTGATGATTGTCCAGCCGGAGGGAATCATAGGGGGAGGGAAAGAGTTCTATGCCAGATACATTAAAGGAAGAACAGGCCGTTTTACGGTTAGATAA
- a CDS encoding ABC transporter ATP-binding protein, with protein MPDTLKEEQAVLRLDNVSKNFGGVVAASDICIQLFRGEVFGLIGPNGAGKTTLLNLITGIYMADGGDIYLDGGKITRFATHRRAKMGIARTFQHPRLLNRCDIRTNIFMGVDLAARRRGKNKNVEQELAQLLACAGLDGVDLTDQVDQLAYGQQKMLEIVRAILCEPVVLLLDEPAAGLNHKEMDYIVALIDKAVEKKIAVLLIEHAMDLVMSVCDRITVLNFGCQIATGTPKEIQMNEAVITAYLGGGGSAEN; from the coding sequence ATGCCAGATACATTAAAGGAAGAACAGGCCGTTTTACGGTTAGATAATGTCAGCAAGAATTTCGGCGGGGTAGTTGCCGCCTCTGATATATGCATTCAGCTTTTCAGAGGGGAGGTATTTGGCCTGATTGGACCAAACGGGGCAGGCAAGACCACTCTTCTTAACCTGATTACCGGTATTTATATGGCGGACGGGGGAGACATATATCTGGACGGAGGAAAGATAACCAGGTTTGCCACCCACCGACGGGCTAAAATGGGTATAGCCAGAACGTTCCAGCATCCAAGGCTTCTTAACCGGTGCGATATCAGGACTAATATCTTTATGGGAGTGGACCTGGCGGCCAGGAGAAGGGGGAAAAATAAAAATGTGGAGCAGGAGCTGGCCCAGCTTCTTGCCTGTGCCGGCCTTGATGGAGTGGACCTTACGGACCAGGTAGACCAGCTGGCCTATGGACAGCAGAAGATGTTGGAAATCGTACGGGCCATTCTATGCGAACCGGTGGTGCTCCTTCTGGATGAACCCGCGGCAGGGCTGAACCACAAGGAGATGGACTATATCGTGGCCCTGATTGATAAGGCGGTGGAGAAGAAGATTGCAGTACTTTTGATTGAGCACGCCATGGATTTGGTGATGTCGGTTTGCGACAGAATTACAGTACTTAATTTCGGATGCCAGATTGCCACGGGAACCCCAAAGGAGATTCAGATGAACGAGGCAGTGATAACGGCATATCTGGGAGGTGGAGGCAGTGCTGAAAATTGA
- a CDS encoding ABC transporter ATP-binding protein — MLKIENLIANYGRIEALHGISLEVREHEIVALIGSNGAGKTTLLNSVSGHVTKEGKIELAGENISKLAPDKIARKGVLHVPEGRHVFPGLTVEQNLLVGTAANKGVRLSAGNNKGDLDYVYDIFPRLLERRKQLAWSLSGGEQQMLAIGRAIMGHPRLLMLDEPSMGLAPLVIDELFEKIVEINKSGTPVLLVEQNAKLALKVSDRAYILERGNISLSGKSKDLINDKRVTEAYLGKSR; from the coding sequence GTGCTGAAAATTGAGAATCTGATTGCTAATTACGGGAGAATAGAAGCCCTTCATGGAATCAGCCTGGAGGTAAGGGAACATGAAATAGTTGCCTTGATTGGAAGCAACGGTGCTGGGAAAACCACGCTTCTCAATTCGGTCTCGGGTCATGTCACAAAAGAGGGGAAAATTGAACTGGCAGGAGAAAATATCAGCAAGCTGGCGCCTGATAAAATTGCCAGGAAAGGCGTGCTTCATGTGCCTGAAGGGAGACATGTATTTCCTGGTCTTACGGTAGAACAGAATCTCCTGGTGGGAACTGCGGCTAATAAAGGAGTCCGCCTGTCCGCAGGTAATAATAAGGGAGATCTGGACTATGTTTACGATATATTTCCGAGACTTTTGGAACGCAGGAAGCAGCTGGCCTGGTCCCTCTCCGGAGGAGAACAGCAGATGTTAGCTATCGGTCGGGCAATTATGGGTCATCCAAGACTGCTTATGTTAGATGAGCCGTCCATGGGGCTGGCCCCTCTGGTGATTGATGAGCTGTTTGAGAAGATTGTAGAGATAAATAAATCGGGAACACCGGTACTACTGGTGGAACAAAATGCAAAGCTGGCCCTTAAGGTGTCTGACAGGGCGTATATACTGGAACGCGGGAATATATCACTGTCCGGAAAATCAAAGGATTTGATAAATGATAAGCGTGTAACGGAGGCGTATTTGGGTAAATCCAGATAG
- a CDS encoding RpiB/LacA/LacB family sugar-phosphate isomerase has protein sequence MVISVGSDHAGYGLKVKMIPYLESLGHTIIDNGNNGAEDVVFFPEVARAVCRPVLEGTAERGIMFCGTGVGASVACNKIPGIRASIVHDYQCAHQCVEHDHVNVMCIGEKVVGEWLAKDLLKAFLEAAGDTDERTAHVIQLLAQMDQRQ, from the coding sequence ATGGTAATTTCGGTGGGAAGTGATCATGCCGGTTATGGACTGAAGGTAAAGATGATTCCGTATCTGGAATCACTGGGACATACAATCATCGACAACGGGAACAATGGAGCGGAGGATGTAGTCTTTTTTCCGGAGGTGGCAAGGGCTGTGTGCCGGCCGGTTCTTGAAGGGACGGCGGAACGCGGTATTATGTTTTGCGGAACCGGAGTGGGTGCTTCGGTTGCGTGCAACAAAATACCCGGAATCAGGGCGTCCATTGTCCATGATTACCAGTGTGCCCATCAATGTGTGGAGCACGATCATGTAAATGTGATGTGCATTGGCGAAAAGGTGGTGGGAGAGTGGCTGGCGAAGGATCTTCTGAAGGCATTCTTGGAGGCGGCAGGCGATACAGACGAAAGGACAGCCCATGTAATTCAGCTATTGGCACAGATGGACCAGAGACAGTAA
- a CDS encoding amidohydrolase family protein, which produces MEKRYIFDADTHVSPYSNFDKSINACQWEERMERAGVAHAIVWLLPQGVVDVTESNRYIGREAQKNKRIVPFGWANIREGAEKAREDARLCLEEYGCAGVKLNGAQNEYYIDCPEAMSVMEVVAARNGMIAFHIGADYPDFTDPIRAERAARAFPDTKFLMVHMGGAGEPDVSQRVIETAARNPNMYLVGSAIPAAKVKAAIDTLGPDRILFGSDTPFYDAADVIREYDRMLSGYDEEVRRKIMGENAGRLFGLPVQSV; this is translated from the coding sequence ATGGAAAAGAGATACATATTTGACGCGGATACACATGTTTCGCCTTATAGTAATTTTGATAAAAGCATAAATGCCTGTCAGTGGGAAGAACGGATGGAACGCGCCGGGGTGGCTCATGCCATAGTCTGGCTGCTGCCGCAGGGAGTGGTGGATGTGACGGAGAGCAACCGGTATATAGGAAGGGAGGCACAGAAAAACAAGAGAATAGTTCCCTTTGGCTGGGCCAATATACGGGAAGGGGCTGAAAAAGCCAGGGAAGACGCCCGGTTATGCCTGGAGGAGTATGGGTGCGCGGGCGTAAAGCTGAACGGGGCGCAGAATGAGTATTATATAGACTGTCCGGAAGCCATGTCTGTCATGGAAGTAGTTGCGGCCCGCAATGGTATGATAGCGTTTCATATCGGAGCGGACTATCCTGATTTTACGGATCCTATCCGGGCGGAGCGGGCAGCCAGGGCATTTCCGGACACTAAGTTTCTTATGGTGCATATGGGAGGGGCAGGTGAACCTGATGTGAGCCAAAGGGTTATCGAAACAGCGGCCCGTAATCCCAATATGTATCTGGTGGGAAGCGCCATACCTGCAGCCAAAGTAAAGGCGGCCATTGATACGCTGGGACCTGACAGAATCCTGTTTGGTTCAGACACGCCATTTTATGATGCGGCAGATGTAATTAGGGAATATGACAGGATGCTTTCCGGGTATGATGAAGAAGTGAGAAGAAAAATCATGGGAGAGAATGCCGGAAGGCTTTTTGGACTTCCAGTGCAGAGCGTGTGA
- a CDS encoding helix-turn-helix domain-containing protein, producing MIRYDRLWATMEAQGMTQYRLIKHYNFSAGQIGRLKKNMHVSTHTLDTLCTLLGCDISDIIEYIPEGSPAPEEPSVPEAGSAEKETSSKSRKSDSPKGDKPKKSEPKKSAKSKKGDKKAAKEGKEGKKGKEGKKNK from the coding sequence ATGATACGCTATGACCGGCTGTGGGCAACCATGGAAGCCCAGGGCATGACTCAGTACAGACTGATCAAACATTATAATTTCAGCGCGGGCCAGATAGGACGGCTGAAAAAAAACATGCATGTATCCACCCACACCCTGGATACCCTCTGCACACTGCTGGGCTGTGATATCAGCGATATCATAGAGTACATCCCGGAAGGGAGTCCCGCCCCGGAGGAACCTTCTGTCCCCGAAGCCGGTTCCGCGGAAAAGGAGACATCCTCCAAATCCAGAAAATCCGACTCCCCCAAAGGCGATAAGCCAAAGAAGTCTGAACCCAAGAAATCCGCGAAATCAAAAAAGGGCGATAAAAAGGCGGCCAAGGAAGGAAAAGAGGGAAAAAAGGGGAAGGAAGGCAAGAAGAACAAGTAA
- the rbr gene encoding rubrerythrin has protein sequence MTDFKTSETAKNLMRAFAGESQARNRYTFAAGLAKEQKMPMVEAVFRYTADQEKEHAEIFYDYLKPLDKETIFIDGGYPVDLEKNTLAQLNAAAHNEYEEHDVVYKSFGDIAQKEGFSQIAATFRMIAEIEKTHGERFQYLADLLGAGNLYVSPQKETWICTNCGYIYEGEEPPQYCPVCRHDQGYFARKELAPWYLQDNMQKNKQAK, from the coding sequence ATGACTGATTTTAAGACCAGCGAGACAGCTAAGAATCTTATGAGAGCCTTTGCGGGAGAGAGCCAGGCCAGGAACCGTTATACCTTTGCGGCGGGGCTGGCAAAGGAGCAGAAGATGCCCATGGTGGAGGCGGTATTCCGCTACACTGCAGACCAGGAAAAGGAACATGCGGAAATATTTTATGACTATCTGAAGCCGTTAGATAAGGAAACCATATTCATAGACGGAGGTTATCCGGTGGATTTGGAAAAGAATACCCTGGCCCAGCTGAATGCGGCCGCACACAACGAATACGAGGAGCATGACGTGGTGTACAAATCCTTTGGAGACATTGCGCAGAAGGAAGGCTTTTCCCAGATTGCAGCCACCTTCCGCATGATTGCGGAGATTGAGAAGACCCACGGTGAGCGTTTCCAGTATCTGGCAGATCTGCTGGGAGCCGGGAACCTGTATGTGAGCCCTCAGAAGGAGACCTGGATCTGCACCAACTGCGGATATATATATGAAGGAGAAGAACCCCCTCAGTACTGTCCTGTATGCCGTCACGACCAGGGCTATTTTGCCCGCAAGGAGCTGGCGCCGTGGTATCTGCAGGATAATATGCAGAAGAATAAGCAGGCAAAGTAG
- a CDS encoding HAD family hydrolase, which produces MPNPIQAVIFDQDGLMFDTESLAATSWFEVGPKYGIHVDGNFLRGIRGCKPDKVKQVCTQQFGEEAMKDYDRFREEKRQYSYRWIAEHGVPVKKGLKELLIYLKDHNIKTAVATASSESWTQGNVRGAGVEKYFDDYIYGDMVKEAKPNPAIFLLAARRLGVDPGACVVLEDSFNGIKAAAAGGFNPVMIPDQDQPDEEIRNLLTACCDSLTDVIGLFENGSLSLKQP; this is translated from the coding sequence ATGCCAAATCCAATTCAAGCAGTCATATTCGACCAGGACGGACTTATGTTTGACACGGAAAGCCTGGCCGCCACATCCTGGTTTGAAGTAGGACCTAAATACGGAATCCATGTGGACGGCAATTTCCTGCGGGGAATCCGGGGATGCAAACCTGACAAGGTAAAACAGGTCTGCACACAGCAGTTCGGTGAGGAGGCCATGAAGGACTATGACAGGTTCCGGGAAGAGAAGCGCCAATACTCCTACCGCTGGATTGCGGAGCATGGCGTCCCGGTAAAAAAGGGCCTTAAGGAACTGCTTATATACCTGAAAGACCACAACATAAAGACAGCCGTGGCCACGGCCAGCAGTGAAAGCTGGACCCAGGGCAATGTCAGGGGAGCCGGCGTGGAGAAGTATTTTGACGATTACATATACGGGGACATGGTGAAGGAAGCAAAGCCAAACCCGGCCATCTTCCTGCTGGCAGCCCGGCGGCTGGGGGTGGATCCCGGGGCATGCGTTGTCCTGGAAGACAGCTTTAACGGAATCAAGGCAGCCGCAGCAGGCGGTTTTAATCCAGTGATGATACCTGACCAGGACCAGCCGGATGAAGAAATCCGGAATCTGCTGACCGCCTGCTGTGACAGTCTTACAGATGTCATCGGCCTTTTTGAGAACGGCAGTCTGTCATTAAAGCAGCCATAG